In Deltaproteobacteria bacterium, a single window of DNA contains:
- a CDS encoding ATP-binding protein codes for MIISVASGKGGTGKTTVATNLAVAIGEGVQLMDCDVEEPNAHLFVAPSMDRSRTVFTMVPEIDEQKCTLCRKCVEICRFKVIAIAGKTILTFPELCHSCGGCTAVCPEGAVAEGRRELGELEQGSFRAGYFAHGRLRVGEAMSPPLIREVRSQARPDMVNIIDAPPGTSCPVIAAMKDTDFVVMVTEPTPFGLHDLKLAVEAVKLLKIPHGLVINRSDMGNDMVRAYAQAENLPILMEIPFDRKIAEAYSRGILMVDALPEWREKFKGLFESITFYSSVEKT; via the coding sequence ATGATTATCAGCGTAGCAAGCGGTAAAGGCGGAACCGGCAAAACGACCGTGGCCACCAATCTTGCGGTTGCCATCGGCGAGGGCGTGCAGCTTATGGATTGCGACGTCGAAGAGCCCAATGCCCACTTGTTCGTTGCGCCGTCCATGGACCGATCGCGAACCGTTTTTACCATGGTGCCCGAAATCGACGAGCAAAAATGCACTCTGTGCCGCAAGTGTGTGGAGATCTGCCGTTTCAAGGTGATCGCCATTGCCGGCAAAACCATCCTGACGTTCCCGGAGCTTTGCCACAGCTGCGGCGGCTGTACGGCCGTGTGCCCCGAGGGGGCCGTTGCCGAGGGCCGACGTGAACTCGGGGAACTGGAGCAGGGATCGTTCCGGGCCGGGTATTTCGCCCACGGTCGCCTGCGGGTCGGTGAGGCCATGTCGCCCCCGCTGATCAGGGAAGTCAGATCACAGGCCAGACCGGACATGGTCAATATCATCGATGCCCCTCCCGGGACCTCCTGTCCGGTGATAGCGGCCATGAAGGATACGGATTTTGTGGTCATGGTCACGGAGCCAACCCCTTTCGGCCTCCACGATTTAAAACTGGCTGTCGAAGCGGTGAAACTGTTGAAGATACCCCACGGCCTGGTGATTAACCGCTCCGATATGGGCAATGACATGGTGAGGGCGTATGCGCAGGCGGAAAATCTTCCGATTCTGATGGAGATACCCTTTGATAGAAAGATCGCGGAGGCTTATTCCAGGGGCATCCTGATGGTGGATGCTCTGCCGGAGTGGCGGGAAAAGTTTAAAGGGCTGTTTGAGAGCATCACTTTTTATAGTTCTGTTGAGAAGACATGA
- a CDS encoding iron-sulfur cluster assembly scaffold protein: MMNDRDFDFFRDHSRNYLEMALTRDRQESMANPDGYGRRTGVCGDTVEIFLKVGQGRVESVSYQLDGCINTNACCNTVAVMAEGKSIDSAWGITPEKVIDFLGTLPPENAHCAELAVGALYLALANCRELGRHPWKKAYSVHR, translated from the coding sequence ATGATGAACGACAGGGATTTTGATTTCTTTCGGGACCATTCGAGAAACTATCTCGAGATGGCCCTCACCAGGGATCGGCAGGAATCGATGGCCAACCCTGACGGCTACGGTCGACGAACCGGCGTCTGCGGGGACACCGTGGAAATATTCTTAAAGGTCGGGCAAGGCCGTGTGGAGAGCGTTTCCTACCAGTTGGACGGGTGCATCAACACGAATGCCTGCTGCAACACCGTCGCCGTGATGGCCGAAGGGAAGAGCATCGACAGCGCCTGGGGCATTACGCCGGAAAAAGTGATCGATTTTCTGGGGACACTCCCGCCGGAGAATGCCCACTGCGCCGAACTGGCTGTAGGGGCGTTGTACCTCGCGCTTGCCAACTGCAGGGAACTCGGCCGCCATCCCTGGAAAAAGGCATACAGCGTTCACCGGTGA
- a CDS encoding NifB/NifX family molybdenum-iron cluster-binding protein codes for MQNGRIAVPSNGAGGLDGMRAGHFGHCDVFTCIDVEDGEIKNVSIIQNEEHVQGGCMVPVNLLAGHKVNALIVGGIGMRPLMGFKQVGIDVYHDAVRPEIRPVVEDLIAGNLPEIRSDQVCGGGGGRMAS; via the coding sequence ATGCAAAACGGAAGGATAGCAGTCCCCTCGAACGGGGCAGGCGGCTTGGACGGTATGCGGGCAGGACACTTCGGACATTGTGATGTCTTTACCTGCATCGACGTCGAGGACGGTGAGATAAAGAATGTTTCCATTATTCAGAACGAGGAGCATGTTCAGGGCGGTTGCATGGTGCCGGTGAATCTTCTGGCAGGCCACAAGGTCAATGCCCTGATTGTGGGGGGCATCGGCATGCGGCCGCTGATGGGTTTCAAACAGGTGGGCATCGACGTGTACCACGATGCCGTAAGACCGGAGATACGGCCGGTGGTGGAAGATCTGATCGCCGGCAATCTGCCGGAGATTCGCAGCGATCAGGTGTGCGGCGGCGGTGGCGGTCGTATGGCGTCTTAA
- a CDS encoding NifB/NifX family molybdenum-iron cluster-binding protein, producing the protein MKIAVTSQGTDLDAQVDPRFGRAKYILIIDMDDGNLEVLDNAENVNAFKGAGIQAAASVGDRGADVLLTGYCGPNAFKTLAAAGVKVANDASGTVREAVAAFEEGRLTIADGANVDGHW; encoded by the coding sequence ATGAAAATTGCCGTTACATCTCAGGGAACGGATTTAGATGCACAGGTTGACCCCAGGTTCGGCCGCGCCAAGTATATTCTGATTATCGACATGGACGATGGCAATCTGGAAGTTCTGGACAACGCCGAAAATGTGAACGCCTTCAAGGGGGCGGGCATTCAGGCGGCAGCTAGCGTGGGCGACAGGGGGGCTGACGTGTTGCTGACAGGTTACTGCGGTCCCAACGCGTTCAAGACCCTGGCCGCGGCCGGGGTCAAAGTGGCCAATGACGCTTCCGGAACGGTCAGGGAGGCGGTGGCGGCTTTCGAGGAGGGCCGGTTGACCATCGCCGACGGGGCCAATGTGGATGGCCATTGGTAA
- a CDS encoding DsrE family protein, whose translation MANFLFVLSKDDNQKATRCFQFAKIAAEKGHDVNLFFVDGGVMWADSTRDFNTATTTGDCPNDYLPYIVENEIPIGV comes from the coding sequence ATGGCGAATTTTTTGTTTGTGCTGAGTAAGGATGACAACCAAAAGGCGACGCGTTGTTTTCAGTTCGCCAAAATTGCCGCCGAGAAGGGGCATGACGTAAATTTGTTTTTCGTAGACGGCGGGGTTATGTGGGCCGACTCCACCAGGGATTTCAACACAGCGACCACCACCGGGGACTGCCCCAATGATTACCTGCCGTATATTGTGGAGAATGAAATCCCCATCGGCGTCTGA
- a CDS encoding FAD-dependent oxidoreductase: protein MPDKMLENAGINVVRDEVDQVDPKSRRVMTTGGKTFAYDKLYLAMGASPFIPPIEGKDLKGVVALRGLSDAENIRAYMAEEKPRNIIFIGAGFISMEIASLIAQHMPYNYNIKVIELMDRPLPLMLDKEMAELVQSYLEKKGIGVLTGKKVEKLTGQNGKIAAVELASGEKFAADLVFMNVGVRPNGKLAMDMGLEMGQFGIKVNAYQETSDPHILAGGDCVEKINFITQKPTPGQLRGPAVLQGRLAAKRLAGFDIPFPGVVDAGGCKMFDLTITATGLTEERAAQEGIETICSVVDSRSKHNMIPGTQPWKIKLVFNKHNQELIGGQIVSRDVGPAREIDAVTAFILGRKTIADLTTFTSACNPDISSEPSAEPITIAAEQALGRLRP, encoded by the coding sequence ATGCCCGACAAAATGCTTGAAAACGCCGGAATCAACGTTGTCAGAGACGAGGTGGACCAGGTGGATCCCAAGAGTCGACGCGTGATGACGACCGGTGGTAAAACGTTTGCATATGACAAATTGTACCTGGCCATGGGGGCCAGCCCCTTTATTCCGCCCATCGAGGGAAAGGACCTGAAGGGGGTCGTGGCATTGCGCGGCCTATCCGATGCTGAAAACATCAGAGCATACATGGCCGAAGAAAAACCCAGAAATATTATTTTCATCGGTGCGGGCTTTATCAGCATGGAAATTGCCTCGCTGATAGCGCAACACATGCCCTATAACTACAACATCAAGGTGATCGAACTCATGGACCGGCCGCTTCCACTGATGCTGGATAAAGAGATGGCGGAACTGGTCCAGTCCTATCTTGAGAAAAAGGGGATCGGTGTCCTGACCGGGAAGAAGGTGGAAAAACTGACCGGGCAGAATGGGAAAATCGCTGCCGTGGAACTGGCTTCCGGTGAAAAATTCGCTGCGGACCTGGTGTTTATGAACGTGGGCGTACGGCCCAACGGTAAGCTCGCCATGGACATGGGCCTTGAAATGGGCCAGTTCGGCATCAAGGTGAACGCCTATCAGGAAACGTCGGACCCCCACATCCTGGCAGGAGGCGACTGCGTCGAAAAGATCAATTTCATTACCCAGAAGCCAACGCCGGGGCAGCTTCGCGGGCCGGCGGTGCTCCAGGGACGCCTGGCAGCCAAACGGCTGGCCGGGTTCGACATTCCCTTTCCGGGCGTCGTGGACGCGGGCGGCTGCAAAATGTTCGATCTCACCATTACGGCCACCGGCCTTACCGAAGAACGCGCCGCCCAGGAGGGCATCGAAACCATTTGCTCCGTGGTCGATTCCCGCAGCAAGCACAACATGATACCGGGCACGCAACCATGGAAGATCAAATTGGTGTTCAACAAGCACAACCAGGAGCTGATCGGTGGACAGATCGTCAGCCGCGATGTGGGACCGGCAAGGGAAATCGATGCCGTTACCGCCTTTATCCTGGGCAGGAAGACCATTGCGGACCTGACCACGTTTACGTCCGCCTGCAATCCGGACATCTCGTCGGAACCGAGTGCCGAACCGATTACCATTGCGGCGGAACAAGCCCTGGGAAGACTGAGACCGTAA
- a CDS encoding ATP-binding protein: MKELVILSGKGGTGKTSLTAAFASIAENSVLCDADVDAADLHLLMNPVVRERMEFMGGNLAAIDPGRCSQCGQCIDLCRFDAISSDFVVDEIDCEGCGVCVDFCPEQAIDFPINKCGEWYISETRFGPMVHARLGIAEENSGKLVTLVRQEAGKLAESTKRELIITDGPPGVGCPVIASVGGATALLVVTEPTVSGVHDMQRLLDLAAYFKVPSMVCVNKYDLNPEQSAAIKELADEKGIPYVGNIPFDPQFVESMVAGKTVLEHRPDGELGAIVKQVWASVQGEMNIN, from the coding sequence ATGAAAGAGTTGGTCATTCTAAGCGGCAAGGGTGGAACCGGAAAGACGAGTCTGACGGCAGCTTTTGCCTCGATTGCCGAAAACAGCGTGCTTTGCGATGCGGATGTGGATGCCGCCGACCTGCACCTCCTGATGAACCCGGTCGTGCGGGAACGCATGGAATTTATGGGGGGCAACCTGGCCGCCATCGACCCCGGCAGATGCTCTCAGTGCGGCCAGTGCATCGATCTCTGCCGCTTCGACGCCATTTCCAGCGATTTCGTGGTCGATGAAATCGACTGTGAAGGCTGCGGCGTCTGTGTCGATTTCTGCCCCGAGCAGGCCATCGATTTTCCAATCAACAAATGCGGCGAGTGGTATATTTCCGAGACCCGCTTCGGTCCCATGGTGCATGCGAGGCTGGGCATTGCCGAGGAGAATTCCGGAAAGCTCGTGACCCTCGTTCGGCAGGAGGCCGGCAAACTGGCTGAATCCACAAAGCGGGAGTTGATTATTACGGACGGCCCCCCGGGTGTGGGTTGCCCGGTAATTGCTTCGGTGGGAGGGGCCACGGCCCTCCTGGTGGTCACGGAGCCGACGGTATCGGGAGTGCATGACATGCAGCGCCTGCTGGACCTCGCCGCTTATTTCAAGGTTCCCAGCATGGTTTGTGTGAACAAATACGACTTGAATCCGGAGCAGAGTGCGGCCATCAAGGAGCTGGCGGACGAAAAGGGCATACCGTATGTCGGTAACATCCCCTTCGATCCCCAGTTTGTCGAATCCATGGTTGCGGGCAAAACGGTTCTGGAGCATCGACCGGATGGTGAATTGGGCGCTATTGTCAAGCAAGTTTGGGCGAGTGTCCAGGGAGAAATGAACATTAACTGA
- a CDS encoding sigma 54-interacting transcriptional regulator, whose product MKTDTKAHYETILDSIADGVFTIDLDFNITYFNRAAEIITGVSKKQALGKKCFDVFRANICQTSCALGQTMASGKQGINISVNILNSEGERIDASVSTSVLVDDREHTIGGVEIFRDLTTVETLRKKIDNQYRFEDIVSKNYEMQQIFDILPDIAVSGSTILIEGPSGSGKELFARAIHNVSGQAGEFVAVNCAALPDTLLESELFGYRKGAFSEAKKDKPGRFARAAGGTLFLDEIGDISTALQVKLLRVLQEKEYEPLGATATQKTDARIIASTNRTLSTLMARGTFREDLFYRLNVIRLELPPLADRREDIPLLVRNFIRKFNALKAKNIRGISNEALKILMRYPFPGNIRELENIIEYAFVLCRGDTIEADHLAPDIRQIEWQKTVAARGESETPPAALRLHQAEKEAIVAALKRHQGHRGKTAAFLDIDKSTLWRKMKKYGIG is encoded by the coding sequence ATGAAAACAGACACCAAAGCCCACTACGAAACGATTTTGGACTCCATTGCCGACGGCGTGTTCACCATCGATCTCGATTTCAACATCACCTATTTCAACCGCGCCGCGGAAATCATCACCGGCGTGTCCAAAAAACAGGCGCTGGGGAAAAAGTGTTTCGATGTATTCCGGGCCAATATATGCCAGACATCCTGCGCGCTGGGACAAACCATGGCATCGGGAAAACAGGGCATCAACATATCGGTCAATATTCTGAACAGCGAGGGGGAACGCATCGACGCCAGCGTGAGCACCTCGGTGCTCGTGGACGACAGGGAGCACACCATCGGCGGGGTTGAAATTTTCAGGGATCTGACCACCGTGGAAACCCTGCGAAAGAAGATAGACAACCAATATCGTTTCGAGGATATCGTCAGTAAAAACTATGAGATGCAGCAGATTTTCGACATCCTGCCGGACATCGCAGTCAGTGGAAGCACCATCCTCATCGAGGGGCCCAGCGGGTCCGGCAAGGAACTGTTTGCCAGGGCAATTCACAATGTCAGCGGCCAGGCTGGCGAGTTCGTGGCCGTCAACTGCGCGGCACTTCCGGACACGCTGCTCGAGTCGGAACTCTTCGGCTACCGCAAAGGTGCTTTCAGCGAAGCAAAAAAAGACAAGCCCGGCCGCTTTGCCCGGGCGGCCGGGGGCACCCTTTTTCTGGATGAAATCGGCGACATTTCCACCGCCCTGCAGGTAAAACTGCTGCGGGTGCTGCAGGAAAAGGAGTACGAACCGCTGGGGGCCACCGCCACCCAAAAGACCGATGCCCGCATTATCGCCTCGACCAACCGGACCCTCTCGACACTCATGGCGCGGGGAACCTTCCGGGAAGATCTGTTCTACCGTCTCAATGTCATCCGGCTCGAGCTCCCTCCCCTTGCAGACCGCCGGGAGGACATCCCCCTCCTGGTCCGCAACTTCATCCGAAAATTCAATGCGCTTAAAGCCAAAAACATAAGGGGGATATCGAACGAAGCCTTGAAAATCCTGATGCGCTACCCTTTTCCGGGAAACATCCGCGAACTGGAGAACATCATCGAATACGCCTTCGTGCTGTGCCGGGGCGACACGATCGAAGCAGACCATCTCGCCCCCGATATCAGGCAGATCGAATGGCAGAAAACAGTTGCGGCCCGGGGTGAAAGCGAAACACCACCCGCGGCGCTGCGCCTGCACCAGGCGGAGAAGGAAGCCATCGTGGCGGCCTTGAAACGCCACCAGGGGCACCGCGGAAAAACCGCCGCATTTCTGGACATCGACAAGTCCACCCTGTGGCGCAAGATGAAAAAGTACGGCATCGGCTGA